CTCGGGCGAGGCCAGGATGATGGACATCACGCCCCGGCCGATGCCGGAGGAGGTATCGAACAGTACCAGATCGTAGTCCTTGAGCACCTCGAACTGGGACTGCAGCGGCTGCAGCCGGGCCGGCGGCAGGTTGGCCATGACGTCCACCCCCGAACTGCCCGGCACCACGTCCACGCCATACTCGGTGGGCAGCAGGATGTCACGCAGCGTGTAGCGTCCCTCGATCACATCGACCAGGGTGCGTTCGGGCTGGAGCTTGAGCAGGATGTCGACGTTGGCCAGGCCCAGGTCGGCGTCGAACAGGCAGACCTTGAGCCCGCGGCGGGCCGCCTCGACGGCGAGGTTGACGGCGACGAAGGTCTTGCCCACGCCGCCCTTGCCGCTGCTGATTGTGATGACCCGGGTCATGGGTAAGTCTTATTGTTGTCGCAGCCCCATAATCCCCGTTCCTCCCGGAACAGGACGCTTGCAGGGCATGGTAACAGTCCGGCCCGGCCCGGCCAACTGACAGGAAATCTTACAGTTTCAGCAGTTCGCTGTGCTGCTCGATGAATTCGCGGATGAAGTGCTGCGGCCGTGCGCTGCTGAAGCGGGCCTTCTCTTCGCCACGCTCGAACAGGATCAGGGTGGGAAAGCCGCGCACCCGGTAGTGGCCGGCCAGCTTCATGTTCTCGCCCTCGTCCACCTCCACCTTGGCCAGCCAGACCGCGCCGCCGAACCCGGCGATCACCCGCTCCAGCACCGGCGCGATGACCAGGCAGGGCGAACACCACTCGGCCCAGAGATCGACCAGGATCGGGCGTTCGTGCGAGGGGCTGAGCACCCGCGCCTCGAAATCGTCGTAATCGACATTGTAGATAGGGGTATCCCGCCGCTTGTCGTGCACTGTGCGCTCCGCTTGCCTTACTTGCCGTCGATGTAGAGCCGGTCATCAAAGGAACAGACCCAGGCCGGGCGCAGCGCGACCAGCATGGTCATGAGCATGCCGCTCATCAGCGCCTCGGAGAAGAAGATCAGCGGGAAGTAGGCCAGGTACTGGTGCCCCAGCCAGCCGAACTCGTGCAGACCCAGCCCCCACAGCAGCAGGGTGCCGCTGAGCGCGGCCAGCACGATGGACAGACCGCCGGCGAGAAAGGCATTGATGTAGACATAGATGAAGAAATTGTGCGGCAGCCGACGCCGGGCCAGGTCCAGCAGCAGCTGGGTGAACATGATCGGCAACAGGCCCATGAGCAGGACATTGAGCGCGAAGGTCTCGAATCCGGCATTGCCGTTCAGGGTGGTGCCCAGGGCCACCAGCGACACCCCGATGAAGGCATAGGCCCAGCCGACCATCAGGGTCAGCACGGTCACCCCCAGCAGGTGGAAGTTCAGCGCCGGGTGGATGCCCGCCTTGATGCTCCACAGCAGCAGCATGGTCACGCAGGCGGCGAAGTATACATGGGTGAAGCCGTTGTCGCGCAGCCGCCGGCGCGGCAGCACATACAGGGCCAGCGCCAGCACCGGGATATAGATCAGGGCGCTCAGCCACAGCAGCCAGTCGGGCAGGAGTTGGGCGGGAAAGTCCATGGTCGCATTCAGATAGTTGATTTCACACTTCACGCATGGATGCGTCGAGACAGCCTCAACAACACAGCGTCATTCCCGCGCAGGCGGGAATCCACAAGCCGCCGCGGCAACTGGATCCCCGCCTGCGCGGGGATGACGGTATGGTTCGGTGTTGTTGCCAATATTTCCAACCGCTGAGTCATTATAGCCCGGGCAGCCCCAGCACCGCACGGGCGTTGGCACTGGTGGCGCGGGCGGCGTCCTCCGGCGTGATGCCGCGCACCCCGGCCAGGGCGGCCAGGCAGTCGGGCAGGTATTCGGGGCTGTTGCGCTCGCCCCGGTGGGCGGCCACGGTCAGGTCCGGCGCATCGGTCTCCAGCACGATGGACTCCAGCGGCAGGGCCGCAGCCAGTTCGCGCAGTTTGCGTGAACGCTCGAAGGTCAGCATGCCGCCGAAACCGAAACAGAAGCCCAGGTCGCGGTACTGCTGTGCCTGCTGCAGGCTGCCGTTGAAGGCATGGGCGATGCCGCCGCGCACCCGGATGCGCTTGAGTGACTGCAGCACCTGGTCGTGGGCCTTGCGCACATGCAGGATCACCGGCAGACCGGCATCCCGGGCGATGACCAGCTGCGCTTCGAACAGTTGCTGCTGGCGGTCGCGGTCCAGTTCGCGCAGCTGGAAATCCAGCCCGATCTCGCCCACGGCCACCGGCGCTGTCTCGGCGAGCAACCGCTCCAGCCGGTCGAGGTCGGCGTCGCGGTGACACGCCAGATAGACCGGATGCAGGCCCAGGGCGTAATGCACGCCGGGGCTGTTCCGCGCCAGTTCGATCAGCGGCAGCCATTCTTCGGCATGGATGCCGGGATTGACGAGGGTGGTCACGCCAGCCGCCTGTGCACGCCTGAGGACGGCTTCCCGATCGGAATCAAACTCCGGCACATCGAGGTGGCAGTGGGTGTCGATGAGTTCCATCAAGCAGATTCCAGGGGTGCGGCGGTTCTGGATCCCGGCCTGCGCCGGGATGACGGAAATAAACAGGCGGCGGGCCAGCCGCTACAAAACCGGATCCCGGGTCTCCGGCGGCAGCTGCAGATAGAAGCCCTGGCGGCGCAGGTGCTCGCGCACCTGCTCGGGATCGGCCCGGGCCAGGGTGCGTTCGGGATGCAGCTCCAGGGTCATGACCTGTTCGAGGTTGCCGAGCAGCTGCAGCAGCGAGTCGGGCACGCGGGAGAAATCGCCCTCACATTCGACATAGAGATAGGTATCGGCCTTGCGGTCGCCCTTGTAGATAACGCATTGCATAGGAGTCGGTCGCGGCTGCGGAAAACGGCCTGATTATACCCCGGGACGGCCTGCAGGCCGACGCGACCGGTGCGGGGTCGGCAAATCATAAGCGGATGCAAATAGACTGGGCCGAAGCTATAATCCAGCGTTTATTAGTGCAACAAGTATATTGCACATTGCAACAACTTGGCCGGAAGGGCAGAAGGATGTCGGGCATCACAATAAGAATCAACTACTTCACTATCCTGCTGGGTCTTGGCGCAATCCTGTTCGGAGGCGCCGCCGGCGCCACCGAAGCGGCGGGCCTCAGCCCGGAACTGGAGGCCGCGACCGCTGCCGGGAGCGCCTCGGCCCTGCCCTGGTGGGGCTGGGTGATCCTGCTGTTCGTCACCACCTTCCTCATGGGCATCGTCGCGGTGCTGGGGGGTGTGGGCGGCGGCGTGCTGTTCGTGCCCATCGTCGGCGGCTTCTTCCCCTTCGGCATGGACTTCGTCCGCGGCGCCGGCCTGATGGTCGCGCTGGCCGGGGCCCTGGCCGCGGGGCCGGGGCTGCTGCGCTCGGGCATGGCCAGCCTGCGCCTGGCCATGCCGCTGGCGCTGATCGCCTCGGCCTCGGCCATCGTCGGGGCCATGATCGGTCTGGCCCTGCCGGCCAACGTGGTCAACCTGGCGCTGGGCATCATCATCCTGGGCATCGTCGCCCTGATGTGGATGGCGAAGAAATCCGAATTCCCCGAGGTGCCCCGGGCCGACAACCTGTCCAGCGCGCTGCATATCACCGGCATCTATCACGATGCCGCCGCCGGCAAGGACATCAACTGGAAGGTCCACCGCACCGCCACCGGGCTGTCGCTGTTCGTGGGTATCGGCATCATGGCCGGCATGTTCGGTCTCGGCGCCGGCTGGGCCAACATCCCGGTGCTCAACCTGCTGATGGGCGCACCGCTCAAGGTGTCGGTCGCCAGTTCCAAGTTCATGCTCTCGATCGTCGACACCTCCGCTGCCTGGGTCTATCTGAACCAGGGGGCCATCCTGGCCATCATCACCGTACCTTCCATCATCGGCATCATGCTCGGATCGCTGCTGGGGGTGCGCCTGCTGAAGAAGGTCAACGCCTCGCTGGTGCGCAAGATCGTCATCGTCATGCTGCTGGTGGCCGGCTCACGCGCCCTGCTCAAGGGCCTGGGCATCTGACCAAGGAGACACACGTCATGGCACACACCGAACACGGCTCCGACTACGCCTCCCGCGAACAGATCGTTTATGCCGGGCTGCTCGATGCGGGCATGAAGCTCGGCTTCGTGCTGCTGGTGGTGACCTTCATGCTCTATGTCTTCGGCGTGATCACCCCGCATGTGCCGCTGGAGGAGATCACGCACTACTGGTCGATGCGCGCCCCCGACTACCTGGCCGCGGCCGACGTGCCGATCGGCTGGGGCTGGTTGGGACTGGCCGGCACGGGCGATTTCCTCAACTTCGTGCCGATCGCCTTCCTGTCGGCCGTCACCATTATCTGCTACATCCGGGTACTGCCGATCCTGCAGGCCAACGGCGACCGGCCCTATGTCGTGATCGCCGCGCTCGAGATCCTGGTGCTGGTGCTGGCCGCCTCCGGCATCCTGGCCGCCGGCCACTGACGCGACTTGGAGAACACCTGATGACAGAGCTTTCGCCCCTGGGGCGCTTCGAGCAGCTGCTGCTGGCCACCGACGGTTCGGAATATTCCGACGGCGCCGTGCGCCTGGCCCTGGAACTGGCCGCCAGATGCGGCGCCGCCCTGACCGTGATGACCGTGGTCATCTCCAACCCCGAGTACGACGCCCTGGCCCCGCAGCTGGCGGAAGCGGCGGGACAGGAGGCCAGGGACATCATGGACAGGGTCCGGGATCAGGCCAGGGCCGCCGGGGTGGAGGTCGAAACCGTGATCCGGCACGGCCAGGAACCGGTGGCGGAGATCCTCCAGCAGAGCGAGGACATGCAGGCCGATCTGCTGATCATGGGCCGCCGCGGCCGCCGCGGCCTGGCGCGGATGATGGTCGGGGACGCCACCGGCCGGATCTGCGGCATGGCCAGCTGCAGCGTTCTGGTCGCCCCCCGGGCGGCGCAGATGCCGCGCAGCCGCATCCTGGTGGCGACCGACGGCTCGCGCTATTCCGATGCCGCCGCCTACGCCGCCGGCCGGCTGGCCCGGCTGTGCGAACTGCCGCTCACGGTGGTGTCGGCGACCCTGCCGAGCCACAGTGAGGCGCGCCAGGCCGAGGCGCAGGAGGCCGCCCAACGCACCCTGCAGGCCTATCTCGATGACGGCCTGGAGGCCGAGGCGCGGGTGGATGCAGGCGACCGTCCGGAGACGGCCATCGTGCAGGCCGCCGCCAGCACCGGGGCCGATCTGATCGTGGTCGGCAGCCATGGCCGCAGCGGCCTGCAGAAGGTACTGCTGGGGTCGGTCTCGGAGCGGGTCATCGGCGCCGCGCCGGGGCCGGTGCTGGTGGTCAGGGCGGGCTGAGCGCGCCGCCTCTACTCCTGCGCCTCGTAGCGCTTGAGTTTGCGCCACAGGGAGACGCGATCGATGCCCAGGATGCGGGCGGCCCGGGTCTGGTTGCCGCCCACTTCCTGCAACACCCACTGGATGTAGTCGCGCTCCTGTTCCTCCAGCGACGGGATGCGTCCGTCCTTGCGCCGGAAGGTGCGGATGGACAGGTTGCGCAGATGCTCGGGCAGATGCCCGGTATCGATGGCATGCCCGGTGGCCAGGGCCACGCCGCGCTCGATGATGTTCTCCAGTTCGCGCACGTTGCCGGGAAAATCGTAGGCCGTCAGCAGCGCCATCGCCTCGGGCGTGATCTCGTCCACCGTCTTGTGCATCAACGCCGCGTGCCTGGCCAGGAAATGCTGGGCCAGCAGCGGAATGTCATCCCGGCGCTCGGCCAGCGCCGGCAGATGCAGATTGACCACGTTGAGCCGGAAGTACAGGTCCTGGCGGAAGGCACCGCTGTCCAGCGCCGCATCGATATCGCGATTGGTGGCCGCGATGAAACGCACATCCACCGGCACCGGCGTGGTCGACCCCAGCGGCAGCACCTCCCGCTCCTGCACCGCGCGCAGCAGCTTGACCTGCATGGCCGGCGACATCTCGGTGATCTCATCCAGAAACAGGGTGCCGCCCGAGGCGGCCTCGAGCAGACCGCGCTTGTCCGCGGCCGCCCCGGTGAAGGCGCCCTTGAGATGGCCGAACAGTTCGTTCGCCAGCAACTCTTCATTGAAGGCGCCGCAGTTGAACGCGACAAAGGCACCATCGCGACGCGTGCTGTGGGCATGGAGATAGCGGGCGAACAGTTCCTTGCCGGTACCGGATTCGCCGGTGAGGAGCACGTTGCAATCGGTGGGCGCGACCTGCCGCGCCGTCTCCAGCAGCGACTGCATGCGCCCGTCCTGGGTCAGGATGCGGACCCGGCCCCGGTAGCGCTCCACCTGCTCGCGCAGACTGCGGTTCTCGCGCTTGAGCTGGATCTTCTCCATCGCCTCGGCCACCACCTTGCGCACTTCGTCCAGGCGGAACGGCTTGGCGATGTAGTAAAAGGCCCCCTGCTTCATGGTCTCGACTGCCGAGTCGAGCGTGGCATACCCCGTTATCATCACCACTTCGGTATCGGGGCAGGTCTCGCGGCACTTCTTCAGGATCTGCATGCCGTCGACCTTTTCCATGCGCAGGTCGGTCAGCACCACATCGAAGGGCTGACGCTCCAGCAGCGCCAGCGCCCGACTCCCGCTCTGGGTGGCGGTGACCGCGTAGCCCGCCTTGGCCATGACGTGTTCCAGGTTCTTCAGCGCGATCTTCTCGTCATCGACGATCAGCAGCCTGCCCTCGCTCATGCCTCCCCCTCCCCTGCCGGCAGCCGGATGAAAAAGGCCGTACCCCGGCCGGGCACGCTTTCCACGGCAATGCAGCCGCCGTGTTCCTCGATGATCTCGAACACGATGAACAGCCCCAGTCCCGAACCCTGCCCCACGTCCCGGGTAGTGAAGAAGGGATCGAAGATGCGCGGCAGAATGTCGGCCGCAATGCCCGGGCCGTCGTCACGGATCTCGATCTCCACTGCCTCGCCCTGGCCCCGGCAGCGGCCGAAGGCCAGAAAATGCGGGCCGTCACCGCCCGCCCAGGCGTGCTCCTGCACCCGCCGGGCGCGGATATGCAGTGTGCCGCGGTTCTCCATCACCTCCAGCGCATTGCGGATCAGGTTGATGAAGGCCTGCTGCAGCCGCTGCTTGTCACCGTGCAGTTGCAGACCGGCCGGCAGATCCAGGTGGATGTTGACCCGGCTCGATACCTGGCCCCGCACCAGACGCAGCGTCTCCTCGATCAGTTCGGCCAGCGGCAGCGCCTGCCTGCGGAAAGGGACATCGCGCGCATAATCGAGCAGCGTGCGGACGATGTGCCGCGCGCGCAGCGTCTGCTCATCGATCTGGCCCAGCAGCTCACGCCGATAGTCCGGGTCGAGCTCGTCTCCCTCCTCGGTCAGAATTTGGCAGGATGATGAGATGTTAGACAACGGATTGTTCAGTTCATGCGCCACACCCGAGAGCAGCGTGCCCAGCGAGGCCAGCTTCTCCGCCCGCACCAGCTGGCGCTGGCGCAGTTCCAGTTCGCCCATGACATGATTGAAGGCCTGGGTCAGGGAGACGATCTCGCGGTGCGGGGAGGCCATGTCCAGCCGCGCCAGGCGGCCCTCGGCCACGGCCTCGATTCCCGCTTCCAGGCGCATGAGCGGGCGCGTCACGCGCCGCGACAGGAACTGACCGATGGCCACGGCCAGCAGCACCAGCAATGCCAGCGAGCCGAGCAGCAGCAGACGGTGGCGGTCCAGCGAGGCGCGCAGAAAACGCCGTTCCTCCTGGGCCAGGGCCTCAGCCGTGTCCACGATCTCGCGTCCGGTGAGGCGGATGGCCTGCTCCAGTTGCGTCCGCTCCGCCGCTGCGCCTTCCGCCAGTTCGGCGTAGCGCTGCATCTGGTCGGCATAGTCGGCCAGCGCCGTCTGCAGCGACTGCAGCCGGGCGGTGCTGGTGAAGGCCTCGAAGGCGGATTGGTGGAGCTCGAGCGTGCGCCGGGCCCGGTGCGCATACGCCAGCGCCTCGGTGATGTCCGCGGGCTGGTGATAGAGAAAGGCATTCTTCTCGAAGCGGCGGATTTCGAGCGCGAAGCCGAAGAACTCAGTGACATGCTCGCCGGCCATGACCCTGTCGCCGATCAGGCGCAGTTCCAGGATCGCCAGCAGCGACACCCCGACCAGCAGGGTGGCGAGCGCGTAGTAGCCCAGGGTGACCGTTTTGCGCAGCGAGGTCATGATCCGGAATGATAGCGGAAATTGCAGTTTGCAACACCTGTTACACAGCGTAACAGTCGTGAAAACAGCAAACTGCAGCCTCATCTGAGTAAAGGCCGGCCAGATCGTTACAATATGCAGCAGTCATGGACACTGCCTGCCCGCTGCAGGAATCCGGGTTTTCCTTTAAAAACAAGGTACTGCTGACCATTCCGGGGGTTGGCAGGGATTCTGCATCAGTCTATCAGGCTTTTCTAATTAACTGCAGGACCCCGGCCATGATCAAACGCCTGACCACCCGACTCGAACAGCTGCTGACCGCCGCCGCCTTTGCCGAGGCCGGCGAGACCGAGTTCGCGCGGCAGCTGCTCTGATTCCTTTCTGGTCTCGCCTCCTTTAAAGGGGTCGGTGACAAATGATAATGATTGCGTTTTGTCACCGACCCCTTTCAGAGGGTCAAGCCGGATCATTTCGGACCGGGCTGCCGCCTCGGCGCTGACCTCAACTGCGGCTCGCACCCGCCCAGCCGCGCCAGACGCCGGGCGCTCTCGCGCTCGATCAGCGCGCACAGCCCTTCCCTTACCAGGGCGGCGTTTTCGGTTATGCCGGTGATACGCTGCGCTGCGTCCAGCAGCTGATCATCGATGTTCAGGGTCATACGCATGACCGCACCTCATCCTGTCGATATACATCAAACAACCCGTCATATGACGCCAATTGCCGTAGTCCTGCGGCTGCCGACCGGACCGTCAGGCTGCGGCATTGTTGAGTGAGTGCAGCTTCTCCAGCGTATCCGGGTACTGACGAACCATCAGGATCAGAGCCGCCGCCTGGGCATTGGGTCTGGCGCGGCCTTGTTCCCAATTTTCGAGGGTTCGGGTCGACACACGCAGATGGCGGGCGAACACCGCACGGGACACATGCAGTTTTTCGCGCGTCTCCCGAATGGTGGCAGGATCGATCTCAAGCGGGGGCAATGCTTCAACCTCGTGGGTACGCAGCGTGATCTTGCCCTCGCGCTGCGAGCGCATGGCATCCACCCCTTCCATCAATTCATCAAACAGCTTGCGTTTCCTGCTCATCGCTTTCGCCTCCTGGCGGCCAACTCCTGTTGAATCGCCTGTTTAAGCAGTCGTTTTTCCTCGGCACTTAAATCCACCGCCTCGTCCTTGTCATACAGCGCAAAGAACCAGATCTGACCATCGTCGGTGAGATAGTAATAAATCACCCGCAAACCGCCCCGCTTTCCCTTGCCCCGGCGTGAATCCGGCCAGCGCAACTTGCGGAACCCGCCCGTCCCGGGAATCACATCACCGAGTTCCGGATTTTCCAGTAACGCGGCTTGCAGATCCCGATAGGCCTCATCCGTGAGGTAGTCCGCCAGTAACCGAGTAAATGGCGGCGCTTCCACAAACACCAGTTTCATGGAATCGAGTATACGTTATTTGCGTATAGTTTCAATCGAGGATTGAACTGTTCAGACAAATATTTGTTTTTGGATATCATTTCGTTCCGCCCATCGGCCGCCAGTGGTCTTCATACAACTGGATCTGGTGTGCAGGATCCACCCCTATCAACACAAAGTTGCGGATCAGATCCACCTGGTGCTCAACTCGCGTCCGGTGGAGTTCATGCTCTCGAAGATGTGCTGCGGATTACCCTGGTCCCGGCTCAACGAAATATCCACGATGATGCGCGTCGCGGTGGTCAGCCGCTGCCGCCCGTCGATCACCAGCAACGGCGACGGGCTGGAAACCTCATTCAGCCCCCTGTCGATATAGACATCGACCCGATGATGTCGGCGCTGATGCGCCCACTGCGCCCGGCGCGCAGAATCTCGTCCCACAACGACCGGCAGTGCAGCCCGGTTCAAAACCAGGTGCGCTGGTAAATGAGAATGACGAACTGGAGTGACTTTTCAGGAAGTCGAGGCGTTTGGCTTCGGCGGCTTTCATGGGGTCAGCGGCTGAAGCGTCTCGCATACTTCCCCGGAGATATCCGACGAACCATAAAAAAGGCCTGGAGCTTTGCACTCCAGGCCTTTTGCCTTTACTGGCGTCCCCTAGGGGAGGCTATGGTTTCCCTGTGGTGACCACCGTGGTGGAGATTGCGCTACCAATGCCTCGCAGCCGCCGTCCCTGGTGATTGACTCCCCATCGGGCAAGGATTACGCTTTACGAATACCGAATCGATGAGATATTCGTATGACATCAGTAACCATTTCAGAGAAATATCAAATCGTTATTCCAAAGGCCGCGCGCCAGGCATTGCACCTCAAGCCCGGAGAGAAGATCGAGGTGCTGGTGTATGACGGGCGACTCGAATTCATTCCCGTTCGGGACCTCAAAACTGCCCGGGGCTTCCTGAAGGGGATCGACACAGAGGTGCCACGCGACAAGGACCGGGTATGAACGTGGTGGACTCATCGGGTTGGCTCGAATATTTCGCCGACGCCCCCAATGCCGATTTCTTCTCAGCCGCAATTCTCGATACAGAGAAACTGCTGGTGCCTTCCATCAGCCTTCTGGAGGTCTTCAAGCGCGTCTGTCAGCAGCGGGATGAAAATGCCGCCCTGTCCGCGATCGCACTGATGCGCCAGGGTGAGATCATTGATCTCGACGGCGACCTTGCCTTGACCGCGGCGAAACTGGGTATTGATCATAAACTGCCGCTGGCCGATTCCGTGATACTCGCCTGTGCCCGTGTTCATAATGCCACGCTGTGGACGCAGGACGCGGACTTCGAAGGACTGAAGCAGGTGAAATATATCCCGAAACGGAGTTGAACAACCCGCAGATATATTCGCTATACAAGAAAGGCCCGGGATCAGAACCCCGGGCCTTTGATCGTAATGGCGTCCCCTAGGGGAGGCTATAGATCCCCTGTCTTAACAGCTATTTCCACTCTGAGACTGTGAGCGATAGAAGGAATTCCAGTTTTCTAGTTGAATAACATATAGTTATCTAATCACAGCATGGCTCAAGAATACCAATGGAGCCGAATATTAGATTTTATATATATACTTGAATAGCCGTGCGATATATCTTCTTTCGCGATCTGGTCAGCAATCCACCCAATGGAGCGTCCAGGATTGCTTTTGGCCAGCTGCACTGCCCTAGCCTGCCATTTCCTAGCTAATTTCAAGGCATTCCGGCTGCTGCGCTTCGCCATATAACCTCTATGTTCAAGCCTTCGAAGTGAACGGCACTAATCCAAACCTTGATCTTCCCATTAATCCTAGCAATACACCAACACCACTAAGAAGAAGCAGTAGCGGTGCTGGTAGAGGCACTGCACTTACAGCTAATGCTACACCATCCTGTGAAGCGGCACTGAATCCACTCAGATTCGTTGCATCCCCCGTCATCGGGTCAATTGCAAAGGTTCCCCACATATTCGTCCCGTAGAGCGTCCCGTCTCCGTAGGCTAGCGCCACCCCGTCTTGGGAGGCCGCGTTGAATCCACTCAGATTAGCTGCATCTCCCGTCAACGGGTCAATTGCGAAGGTACCCCACATATTCGTCCCATAGAGCGTCCCGTCTCCGTAGGCTAGCGCTACCCCGTCCTGCGAAGCGGCACTGAATCCGCTCAGATTCGTTGCAGCCCCGGTCAGCGGGTCAATCGCAAAGGTACCCCACATATTCGTCCCATACAAAGTCCCGCCCCCGTAGGCTAGCGCCACCCCGTCCTGCGAAGCGGCGCTGAATCCACTCAGGTTCGTTGCAGTCCCGGTCAGCGGATCGATTGCAAAAGTGCCCCACATATTCGTCCCATAGAGCGTCCCGTCTCCGTAGGCTAGCGCCACCCCGTCCTGCGAAGCGGCACTGAATCCGCTCAGATTCGTTGCAGTCCCGGTCAGCGGGTCAATCGCAAAGGTACCCCACATATTCGTCCCATACAAAGTCCCGCCCCCGTAGGCAAGCGCTACCCCGTCCTGGGAGGCCGCATTGAATACGCTAAGATTCGCTGCATCTCCCGTCAGCGGGTCAATTGCAAAGGTTCCCCATAAGTGTGTCCCATATATCGTGCTTGCTAAAACGTTCTTGGTAAGGACCAATATTACAATAAATGAGATTTTGTATATTTTCATGATCGCACCGTTATTGTTCTTAAAAGACAGGCATTCTTTACCCGTTGCGTCTGCCTACATTGTAGAAATCCAGTTTGAAGTCAGCTCTTGTCTGGAGAGAGTCAGCCACTATTCCACTTCGAGAAGTACGTTTTCAGCCGTTCCACCGTATGTCGCCATTTTGGTGTAGTAGGCTGGCAAACCGTATTCTGATTGCCAAACAAGCCAATTTCGTTCACCGCCTTGGACTCAGGCACCGTATCCAGCCAGTCAACACGAACGAAACATTCTGCCTTATCCGGATCATCAGCATTTTTCTTGTACAGTTCTGCAAATTTGAGTACGTCCAGCGCAGGCTTTTCACCTTCAGCGGTTTGCACTGTAAACTCCTTGACCGGCTGCACGGCCTCCGTAACACGCCCGACACCGACATAGCCCGTCTTTGGCACTTTCACCCATACCCGATCGCCAGGTGATAGCAGTTTCAACGTCTGGCTGTACCAACTCCCGCCACCCGCGCTGATAAAGCCATACTGGCGCGCATCTTCCCAACTACGGGAGTTCATATCCCCAAAGGAGACATAATACTCTCCATTCCAGGGCTCGTTCTCTGCCTTGGACTTGCTGGTACTTGCTACATTCACCTGTGTCTCGCCGGGATCAATCAGCCAGGCGCGACTCAAA
This sequence is a window from Thiohalobacter thiocyanaticus. Protein-coding genes within it:
- a CDS encoding sulfite exporter TauE/SafE family protein, coding for MSGITIRINYFTILLGLGAILFGGAAGATEAAGLSPELEAATAAGSASALPWWGWVILLFVTTFLMGIVAVLGGVGGGVLFVPIVGGFFPFGMDFVRGAGLMVALAGALAAGPGLLRSGMASLRLAMPLALIASASAIVGAMIGLALPANVVNLALGIIILGIVALMWMAKKSEFPEVPRADNLSSALHITGIYHDAAAGKDINWKVHRTATGLSLFVGIGIMAGMFGLGAGWANIPVLNLLMGAPLKVSVASSKFMLSIVDTSAAWVYLNQGAILAIITVPSIIGIMLGSLLGVRLLKKVNASLVRKIVIVMLLVAGSRALLKGLGI
- a CDS encoding TatD family hydrolase, with amino-acid sequence MELIDTHCHLDVPEFDSDREAVLRRAQAAGVTTLVNPGIHAEEWLPLIELARNSPGVHYALGLHPVYLACHRDADLDRLERLLAETAPVAVGEIGLDFQLRELDRDRQQQLFEAQLVIARDAGLPVILHVRKAHDQVLQSLKRIRVRGGIAHAFNGSLQQAQQYRDLGFCFGFGGMLTFERSRKLRELAAALPLESIVLETDAPDLTVAAHRGERNSPEYLPDCLAALAGVRGITPEDAARATSANARAVLGLPGL
- a CDS encoding sigma-54-dependent transcriptional regulator — its product is MSEGRLLIVDDEKIALKNLEHVMAKAGYAVTATQSGSRALALLERQPFDVVLTDLRMEKVDGMQILKKCRETCPDTEVVMITGYATLDSAVETMKQGAFYYIAKPFRLDEVRKVVAEAMEKIQLKRENRSLREQVERYRGRVRILTQDGRMQSLLETARQVAPTDCNVLLTGESGTGKELFARYLHAHSTRRDGAFVAFNCGAFNEELLANELFGHLKGAFTGAAADKRGLLEAASGGTLFLDEITEMSPAMQVKLLRAVQEREVLPLGSTTPVPVDVRFIAATNRDIDAALDSGAFRQDLYFRLNVVNLHLPALAERRDDIPLLAQHFLARHAALMHKTVDEITPEAMALLTAYDFPGNVRELENIIERGVALATGHAIDTGHLPEHLRNLSIRTFRRKDGRIPSLEEQERDYIQWVLQEVGGNQTRAARILGIDRVSLWRKLKRYEAQE
- a CDS encoding type II toxin-antitoxin system VapB family antitoxin: MRMTLNIDDQLLDAAQRITGITENAALVREGLCALIERESARRLARLGGCEPQLRSAPRRQPGPK
- a CDS encoding energy-coupling factor ABC transporter permease, whose protein sequence is MKCEINYLNATMDFPAQLLPDWLLWLSALIYIPVLALALYVLPRRRLRDNGFTHVYFAACVTMLLLWSIKAGIHPALNFHLLGVTVLTLMVGWAYAFIGVSLVALGTTLNGNAGFETFALNVLLMGLLPIMFTQLLLDLARRRLPHNFFIYVYINAFLAGGLSIVLAALSGTLLLWGLGLHEFGWLGHQYLAYFPLIFFSEALMSGMLMTMLVALRPAWVCSFDDRLYIDGK
- a CDS encoding thioredoxin family protein, with the protein product MHDKRRDTPIYNVDYDDFEARVLSPSHERPILVDLWAEWCSPCLVIAPVLERVIAGFGGAVWLAKVEVDEGENMKLAGHYRVRGFPTLILFERGEEKARFSSARPQHFIREFIEQHSELLKL
- a CDS encoding universal stress protein, with protein sequence MTELSPLGRFEQLLLATDGSEYSDGAVRLALELAARCGAALTVMTVVISNPEYDALAPQLAEAAGQEARDIMDRVRDQARAAGVEVETVIRHGQEPVAEILQQSEDMQADLLIMGRRGRRGLARMMVGDATGRICGMASCSVLVAPRAAQMPRSRILVATDGSRYSDAAAYAAGRLARLCELPLTVVSATLPSHSEARQAEAQEAAQRTLQAYLDDGLEAEARVDAGDRPETAIVQAAASTGADLIVVGSHGRSGLQKVLLGSVSERVIGAAPGPVLVVRAG
- a CDS encoding YcgL domain-containing protein, whose amino-acid sequence is MQCVIYKGDRKADTYLYVECEGDFSRVPDSLLQLLGNLEQVMTLELHPERTLARADPEQVREHLRRQGFYLQLPPETRDPVL
- a CDS encoding sensor histidine kinase, coding for MTSLRKTVTLGYYALATLLVGVSLLAILELRLIGDRVMAGEHVTEFFGFALEIRRFEKNAFLYHQPADITEALAYAHRARRTLELHQSAFEAFTSTARLQSLQTALADYADQMQRYAELAEGAAAERTQLEQAIRLTGREIVDTAEALAQEERRFLRASLDRHRLLLLGSLALLVLLAVAIGQFLSRRVTRPLMRLEAGIEAVAEGRLARLDMASPHREIVSLTQAFNHVMGELELRQRQLVRAEKLASLGTLLSGVAHELNNPLSNISSSCQILTEEGDELDPDYRRELLGQIDEQTLRARHIVRTLLDYARDVPFRRQALPLAELIEETLRLVRGQVSSRVNIHLDLPAGLQLHGDKQRLQQAFINLIRNALEVMENRGTLHIRARRVQEHAWAGGDGPHFLAFGRCRGQGEAVEIEIRDDGPGIAADILPRIFDPFFTTRDVGQGSGLGLFIVFEIIEEHGGCIAVESVPGRGTAFFIRLPAGEGEA
- a CDS encoding helix-turn-helix domain-containing protein; this translates as MSRKRKLFDELMEGVDAMRSQREGKITLRTHEVEALPPLEIDPATIRETREKLHVSRAVFARHLRVSTRTLENWEQGRARPNAQAAALILMVRQYPDTLEKLHSLNNAAA